Below is a window of Streptobacillus ratti DNA.
TATTTACACTATAAATATTAAATTTAACAAAATCAACGCTTAAAACTTCTATAGTATATTATTCATATATTTTGTACCTTATTTTAAACATTGTAGTTTATTTTAATATAATTTGTCAATAATTTGAATATATAAACAATTAATACATAAATATACTGCATATATTATTTAAAAAATGTAAATAAAAAGACATAAACCTAAGTTTATGTCTAATATTTTTTTGTTTAATAATATTAACGTTTTGAGAATTGAGGGCTTCTTCTTGCTTTCTTCTTCCCGTATTTCTTTCTTTCAACCATACGTGAATCTCTTGTTAAGAATCCAGCTTCTCTTAATCCGGCTTTTAATTCAGCATTATTTTCTACTAATGCTCTTGAAATACCTAATCTTATAGCTCCTGCTTGACCAGTATTTCCTCCACCGTGAACTGTAACATTTACACCAAATTTATTTAATGTATTTGTTAATTCTAATGGTTGTTCAACTATTTTTGCTAAGATTTCTCTTCCTGCAAAAAATTCTCTCATGTCTTTACCATTTATTACTACACCTGTTTGCCCAGGAATTAATCTTACTCTTGCTACTGAAGTTTTTCTTCTACCTGTACCTAAAAATTGTTTACTCACCTAAATACCTCCCTATAATTCCATTTTTGTAGGTTTTTGAGCTTCATTTGAATGAGTTGGTCCTACATTTAATTTTAGTCTGTTAATCATTTGACTACCTAATTTGTTTTTAGGTAACATTCTTTCAACAGCTTTTCTTAATACTTCAGTTGGTTTTTTAGCAAGCATTTCTTCTAAACTTCTAGTTTTTAATCCTCCAGGGAATCCACTGTGTCTGTAGTATTTTTTATCAGTTAATTTTTTACCTGTAACAGCAATTTTTTCTGCATTAATAACTACTACATAATCTCCACCATCTACATATGGTGTGTAACTTACTTTATCTTTTCCAATTAATTTTTTAG
It encodes the following:
- the rpsI gene encoding 30S ribosomal protein S9, whose protein sequence is MSKQFLGTGRRKTSVARVRLIPGQTGVVINGKDMREFFAGREILAKIVEQPLELTNTLNKFGVNVTVHGGGNTGQAGAIRLGISRALVENNAELKAGLREAGFLTRDSRMVERKKYGKKKARRSPQFSKR
- the rplM gene encoding 50S ribosomal protein L13; amino-acid sequence: MNKDTKMQKKEEVVRNWHLVDAEGLVLGKLAVEIAKKLIGKDKVSYTPYVDGGDYVVVINAEKIAVTGKKLTDKKYYRHSGFPGGLKTRSLEEMLAKKPTEVLRKAVERMLPKNKLGSQMINRLKLNVGPTHSNEAQKPTKMEL